In Bradyrhizobium paxllaeri, the genomic stretch GGCCGGCGTTCAGATGCGCGGCTGATCGGCAGGCATCTCAGGGAGCAGCGGGTGCGATGGTGATCGGCGCGACCGTTTCAGGCAAAGAACCGTTAGCGAGGCGAATGGCGCGATCGGCGCTTGCCGTCGAGTTCGCGGATTTCGGTCCGGATGTGGTCGCGAAGGCCAAACTTTGCCTGATCGATTTCCTCTCCTGCGCATTCGAGGCTGGCAATCACCCTTGGAGCCGTCAGGCCGTGGCTGCGGCCCATCCAGCCAGCAGTGGCGCGACCATCATCGGAACCTCCCGGCTTGCATCTCCGGCAGATGCGGCCTTTGCCAATGCCGTGATGGGGCACGGCCTCGTCCGCGAAGACATGCATGCGGCCAGCATCTCGCACCATGGAGTCGTGATCTGGCCGACATTGCTCGCGCTCTCCGAACAGGCTGCCCTGCGCGGCACCGCGCTGCTTGCTGCCGCCATCATCGGGTATGAGACCGGCGCACGGATCGGCCGTGTCTTGTTCAACTCCGACCTCGCTCGCCTGTATCGACCGACCGGTCTGGTGGCGCCGCTTGGCGCCGCGCTGGCCGGCAGCTTTGCGCTTGGCCTGTCGGAGCAAGCCGCGACGAGCGCCATCGCGATCGCCGCCAACACTTCCAGCGGCCTCAACGAGTGGCCGCATGGCGGTGGCGCCGAAATGTACTTTCACCCGGGCTTCGCTGCAGCCAATGCGCTGAGGGCCATCGCGCTGGCCGAGGCCGGCGCCTCCGCCTCCGAGACCATCCTGGAAGGCGAAGGCGGCCTGTTCGCGGCCTACCGGCGGCAGCGGGCACCGAACGATATCAAACTGTTCGGCGGCGGTGACGCGGAAATCATGGCTGTCTACAACAAGCCGGCGCCGGCGTGCAATTTCGCGCAGACCGCATCGCAAGCCGCACTCCGCGTCTCGCACGAGCTTGCCGAAACCGAATCGGTCGAGCGCATCATCATTCGCGCGCCTGATGCTGCGGTTCGCTATCCCGGCTGCGATGCCAAGGGGCCCTACCGGAACGCGTTGCAGGCAAAGATGAGCATTCCGTTCAGCGTGGCGGCCACGCTTGCCCGTGGCGAGATCGACGAAGAGAACTACGCGTCCCTCGAGGATCCGGAAGTTCTCCGCCTGATCGCCGCAACCGATCTTGAGAGCGATACCGCCTTCACGGCCGCCTTTCCCGCCAAACAAGGCGCTGATGTCACCGTCCACCTGCGGGATGGCAAGACGATCCGGCACAGCCTTTCCGACGTCGTCGCCGCGACCCCGGCCGAAATCCGAACCCGCTTTCGCGCCGCCGCAGCCTGGGTGATCGGTGCGGACCGCGCACACCGGTTGGAACAGGCGATCGATGACTGCGAGCAGCTTGGCGATGCCGGCGTCATCGCCGCGGCATGCCGGCTCGATCTTAAGCGAGTGTCGGGGGGAATCGTGAACCAGGAAACCAGCATTGCAATAACCGGGAGCGGCCGCTGATGGAGGGCTTTCTGCAAGCGCTCGCCGCCGGCCTGTTGATCGGTGCGGTCTACGGCCTGATGTGCGTAGGCCTCGGGCTGATCTTCGGTGTCATGCGCGTGATCAATTTCGCTCACGGCGACTTCATGATGCTCGGCATGTATGCCGCCTTCTACCTCTTCACCGCCGCAGGGGTGCAGGCCGTGTTCGGCAACGCCGTGGGACCGTTCGTCGCGATCCTGCTCGCCGGCCCCGTGCTCGCGGTGTTCGGCTACTTCGTTCACCGCACCCTGATCTCCCACGTATCGGGCACCCGCACCGCCTCACTCGAGGGTGAGGGCCATTATGCCCAGCTCATCCTCACGCTCGGCATCGCGCTGATCCTGCAGAACGGCGGCCTCATCATCTTCGGATCGGTACTGGCCTCGATCCGCACTCCACTATCGAGTTCGGCCTGGGAGCTTGGTCTTCTCTCCGACGTAAGCGTCTTCATTAACAAAGCGCGTGGCATCGATGCCGTTGTCTCGCTGGTGATCATGACGCTGCTCAGTCTCTTGATCACACGTTCGCGGATCGGCAAGTCGCTGCGCGCCGCGGCCGATAATCCGACGGCGGCCACCTATATGGGCATCGACGTCGATCGTGCGCACCGGGTCGCCTTTGCGCTCGGCTGCGGCATCACCGCCATCGCCGGCGGCCTGCTCGCCACCAACTATCCGTTCCATCCTTTTGTCGGCCTTGAATACGTGATCGTGATGTATGCCGGCGTCGTGCTCGGCGGCATGGGCAGCATCATCGGCGCTTTCTGGGGCGGCATGACGATAGGTCTGGTCCAGCAGATGTCGACGCTGATCCTGCCGACGCAGCTGCAGAATGCGGCGATCTTCGTCGTCTTCCTCCTGATCATCTTCTTCCGTCCGCAAGGCTTCTTCGGACGCATGGTCGAGAGGACGTGACCATGCCCCAGTTCCGCTCGCTGCTGCCTGCGATTCTCTTTACCATCGCCTACGCGGTGGTCTCGCTCAGCGTCACCAATTCCTACTATCAATTGGTGCTGACGCTGGTCCCGGTATGGGCCGTGTTCGGCCTTTCCTGGAATTTGCTCAGCGGCTACACGGGCCTGATCTCGTTCGGCCATGCGGCTTTCTTCGGGATCGGCGCCTACACGACCGCGCTCGGCCAGATCTACTTCGATCTGTCTCCCTGGCTTCTGATCCCGATCGCGGCAATGCTCGGCGGCATTGCCGGGCTTCTCATCGGCTTTCCGACTTTCCGCCTGCAGGGCCATTACTTTGCGCTGGCCATGCTCGCCTACCCGCTCGCCATCCTCTACGTCTTCGAATGGCTCGGTTTCCAGGAAGTCACGCTTCCGATGAAACGCGATGCGCCAATCGCCTATATGCAGTTTAGCGATCCTCGACTCTACACATTGCTGGCGCTGGCCATCATGCTGGCCACGATCGTGCTGACGCGGATCATCGAGCAGTCCCGCTTCGGCATGGCGCTGCTCGCCATCAAGCAGAACGAGGCCGCAGCCGAGGCCGCCGGGATCAATACGCTGGCGTGGAAGCTGCGCGCAATCATACTGAGCGGCGCCATCGCCGCCGCGATCGGTGCCTTTTACGCCCAGGTCCTTCTGGTCGTTACGCCGCAATCCGTGTTCGGCATGCTGGTGTCGGCTCAAGCTCTGACCGTCGCCATGTTTGGCGGCGTCGGAACGGTATGGGGACCAGTGATCGGATCGGTGATCCTGATCCCGCTGGCCGAGATACTGCACGCGGAAGCCGGCGATCGCTTCCCCGGCATCCAGGGTGTGATCTTCGGCTTCGCCATCATCTGCGTGATCCTGGTTGCTCCGGAAGGACTGTTCTGGAAGCTGCGCGATCTCCTGCGCAAGCGCTTCCCGCGGAAGGCAAATGCTGCGCCTGACGCGCCACAACCGGCAACGGCCACCGTGACGCCCTTGCACACCGCGCCTCGCAGGCGTGCCGCAGGCTCCGAAGTCGTGCTCGAGGTGCGTAATCTTTCACGCTCGTTCGGCGGATTGAAAGCCGTTCAGAATGTCAGCTTCAAGCTGCACAAGAACGAGATCCTCGGCATTATCGGCCCGAACGGCGCCGGCAAGACGACACTGTTCAATCTCCTCAACGGCTTCCTGCGCCCCGATGAGGGCGAAGTTATCATCGATGGCCGCAATATGTCCGGCGAACGGCCGCATACGATCTGCGAGGCCGGCATCGGCCGCACCTTCCAGGTCATGCGTCCGTTCCCGCGCATGTCGATTCTCGACAACGTCGTGGTCGGCGCCTATGTGCGCGCAACGACCGAGGACGAAGCGAGCAAGCTTGCCGCCGATGCCGTTGCGCGCGTCGGTCTTTCTGACGTGGCGGATCGCGTCGCCGGCGAGCTGTCGACCAAGGAATTGCGTTTGATGGAGCTCGCGCGCGCCCTCGCCGGCCAGCCGAGAATTTTGCTGCTCGATGAAACGCTCGCGGGCCTTGGCCATGGCGAGGCGGACGAGGTTGTCGCAGTCATCCAACAGCTCGCCCGTGACGGCATCACGATCGCGATCATCGAACACACCATGCAGGCGATGGTCCGCCTGGTCGACAGTTTCGTCGTCCTCGACCACGGCGCCGTCATCACCGAAGGAGAGCCCGAGGTCGTTACGCGCGACAACCGCGTGATCGAGGCCTATCTCGGCAAGAAATGGGTGGCCCATGCTCCGCATTGAAGGATTGAGCGCGGGCTATTCGGCCAAGCCCGTTCTGAACGGCGTGTCGATCAATGTCGAGGCGGGCCAGTTCGTTGCAATCGTAGGACCCAACGGCGCCGGCAAGACCACGCTGTTCAAGACCATCTCCGGCATCCTGCAGCCGGGCGCCGGCCGGATCATGTTCGGCGACGCCGACCTGCTGACGGTACCGCCGGCGCAGCGCGCGCATCTCGGCATCGCGCATGTGCCCGAAGGACGCCAGGTTTTTCCGTCGCTCACCGTGATGGAGAATCTGGAAATGGGCGCAATGACCGAAAGCGGCCGGCGCGACTGGAAACAGAATATCGAGCGCATCTTTGAATGGCTGCCGGTGCTCGCGGAACGCCGGGGCCAGTTCGCCGGCACGCTGTCGGGCGGGCAGCAGCAGATGCTGGCGATCGGCCGCGGCCTCGCCTCTTCGCCCAAGCTCCTGATGCTAGACGAGCCATCGATGGGCCTCGCGCCTTCAACGGCTGATTTCATCTTCGAACGGTTGATCGACATCCGCACGCAATCCGGCCTGACCATGCTGCTGGTCGAGCAGCGCGTCGCGGAAGCGCTGGAATCCGCCGATCACGGCTACGTCCTCGAAGCCGGACGGGTCGTGCTCGAGGGCAACAACGAGACGCTGCGTGCGGATGATCGGGTCCGCAAGGCCTATCTCGGCATGTGACAAGTTCAAAAAAGCAAGAAACAAGGAGAAGCAGAATGAACAAGAACAATAAAGGATTGACGCGCCGGACCGTTCTTTCGGGTGCCGCCGCTGTCGGCTTCTCAGGACTGGCCCGCGCACAGCAGCCGGCCGAGGTCAAGGTCGGACTTATCGTGCCGCTGTCCGGCATCTACACCCGTCCCGGCCAGGTGATGAGGATGGGCGCCGAGATGGGCATCGATCACATCAACAAACAGGGTGGTATCAAGGCGCTCGGCGGCGCCAAGATGAAGCTTGTGGTGATCGATTGCGGCGACACCACCGAAAAGGCAAAGAACGCGGCGCAACGAATGGTGGCGCAGGAAACCGACCTCGTTGCCGCGACCGGCGCCTACCTCTCCTCCTTCACCCTGGCGGTGACCGAGGTGACCGAACGCGCCGAATTGCCGGTGCTCACGCTCTCCTATTCGGACCTGCTGACCGAGCGCGGCTTTAAATACATCTTCCAGACCGCGGCCCCTGCCAGCCGGCAGTCGGAACTCGGTCTGCCAACACTGATGAAGCTTGCCGAATCCGCATCGGGCAAGCGGCCGAAGACGGTGGCGATGCTGATGGACAACACGGCGACCTCGATCGCAACCGCGAAGGCGTTGAAGGAAAAGCTGTTCGCGCAGGAAGGTCTGCAGCTCGTTGTGGAAGAGATCTGGACGCCGCCGCTGTCGGACGCCACTCCGCTGATCCAGAAAGTCCGCTCCGCGCGTCCCGACCTCCTCCTGTTCATGCCGAACGCGGTATCGGACGCCAAGCTCGGGCTGGAGAAGATCAACGAGTTCGGCCTCGGCCAGGGCAAGATCCCGACCGTCTCCTTCAGTATCACGATCGCCGAGCCGGACATGCTGCAGAGTGTCAGCACCGAAGCCGTGCAGGGCATCATGACGATCGTCGCCAACTGGGGTTCGAAGGGCCAGGAAGAGCTGATCGCGGAGTTGAAGGCCAAGTACAAGGAGCCTTGGGCGACACAAAACGTCGTCTCGACCTATGGCGACATGTGGCTGATGAAGGAAGCCCTGGAGAAAGCCGGCAAGGCCGACCGCCAAGCTGTCGCGCAAGCCTTCCGCACCATGGATGCAGGGCCGTCGAAATACTATCCGGGCGGCCAGCTCAAATTCGACGAGAAGGGCCGCCGTGTCGGCGCCGGTGTCGTCATCGTGCAGTGGCAAAATGGCGTGCCGGTCACCGTCTATCCGCCCGAACTCGCGCAGGCCTCGCCGTTCTGGCCGAAAAAATCCTGACAGGAACAATTTCATCACCATTGAGGGAGGAGGATCGTCATGACTGGGAATTTTCAGACCAAAGTGACCCGGCGAACATTGCTCGCCGGCGCATCCAGCGCGCTGATTGCATCCCGCGCCTGGGCGCAGCAGCCTTCTGAAGTCAAGGTCGGCCTGCTGGTTCCGATATCCGGCATGTACGCGCGGCCGGGGACCGTGATGCGCCAGGGCGCCGAAATGGCGATCGATCACATCAACGCCCAGGGCGGCGTCAAAGCGCTCGGCGGCGCCAAGATGAAACTGGTGGTACTCGACTCCGGCGACAGCACCGAGAAGGCCAAGAACGCCGCACAGCGCATGGTGGCGCAGGAGACCGATCTGGTGGCGGCGAGCGGCGCCTATCTCTCGTCCTTCACGCTCGCGGTCACCGAGGTCACGGAGCGGGCCAACCTGCCCGTCCTCACCCTCTCTTATTCCGACCTCATCACCGACCGCGGCTTCAAATACGTCTTCCAGACCTCGGCGACCGCGGGCTCCCAGGCACGGCAGGCCTTGCCGCAGATCATCAAGCTTGCCGAAACCGCCTCCGGCAAACGGCCGAAGACGGTCGCGATCTTGACCGACAACACCGCAGCTTCCGTCGCCTCCGCGAAGTCGATGCGCGAAGGTCTTCTGGCAGAGAACCAGTTGCAACTGATCGTCGACGAGACCTTTACGCCTCCGCTCGCCGACGCCACGTCGCTGGTGCAGAAGATCCGCTCCGCCAAGCCCGACCTTCTGTTCTTCCTGCCCACTATAATCTCCGACGCAAAGCTGCTGCTGGAGAAGATGAACGAGTTCGGCCTCGGCCAGGGCAAGATTCCCACCATCTCGTTCGGAATTGCGATCGCCGAGCCGGATATGCTGCAGACGGTCAGCCCGGAGCTGCTGCAGGGCGTATTGACCTGCGTCGCAAGCTGGGGAGCCAAGGGACATGAAGCGCTCATCGCGGAGCTGAAGAACCGCTACAAGGAGCCATGGATGACGCAGAACGCGATCTCCACCTATGGCGACATGTGGGTGATCAAGGACGCGCTCGAGAAGGCCGGCAAGGCCGATCGCGTCGCGGTCGCTGAGGCCCTGCGCAGCATGGACGCCGGACCTTCCAAGTATTACCCGCTCGGCGAAATCAAGTTCGACGAAAAAGGCCGACGCCTCGGCGCCGGCATGACTATCGTGCAGTGGCAGACCGGCGTACCGGTTACGGTATTCCCGCCGCAACTGGCACTCGCGCAACCCTTCTGGCCCAAGAGCTGACATCGCCATAAGAAACGGAGAACACAATGGACAAGGCGACCTACGACCGCGGTCTCGAAATCCGCAAGGATGTGCTCGGCAGCGAGTTCGTCGACAAGGCATTGGCGTCGGCGGATGACTTCAACCGCCCGATGCAGGACCTGACGACAGAGTATTGCTGGGGCTATGTCTGGGGCCGCGACGGCCTGACACGAAAGACCCGCAGCTTCCTCAATCTCGCAATGCTTTGCGCACTCAACCGTCCGCATGAGCTGAAGACGCACGTACGCGGCGCGCTGGCCAACGGCGCCACACGCGAGGAAATTCGCGAGGTCTTCATGCAGGTGGCGATCTATTGTGGCGTTCCTGCCGGCGTGGATGCGTTCCGCAACGCCAAGGAAGTGTTTGCCGAGTTCGACAAGAAGTAGGAGCCGCAACGCAATGAAGGACAAATGGGCCCTCGTTACCGGAGCGACCGCCGGCCTCGGCTTGGCGGTAGCGGAAAGCCTTGCCGGCGCGGGAGCCAATATCGTCCTGCACGATCTCGTGGCGCCGAAAGAAGCCGCGGATCGCCTCAGTGCCCGCTTTGGCGTCTCGGTCATGGCCACCGAAGCGGACCTGTCGCAGCGTACCGCCATCGAAACCATGATGGCGGGCTTGCTCGACCGCTGTGGTGCCATCGATATCCTCGTCAACAACGCCGTTATCAGGCATTTCGCCGCCGTGGAGCATTTTCCGCCGGACGCCTGGGACAACGCGCTGGCGGTGAACCTGTCCGCGCCCTTTCACCTGATCCGCCTGGCACTCCCCGCCATGAAACAGCGCGGCTGGGGCCGCATCGTCAACATGGCGTCGATCTATTCGACGCGCGCCGTTGAGGATCGCATCGACTACGTCACCACCAAGACGGCGATCCTTGGCATCACCCGCGCCGTTGCGCTGGAAACAGCGCGCACCGGAATCACGTGCAACGCGGTGGCGCCTGGCACGCTGCCGACACCAGCCATCCAGGGCAAGATCGCATCCATCGCAGCAAAGGCCGGCGAGAGTGTCGAAAGTGCCACCGCGAGCTATCTAGCAACGCGGCAGCCCTCCGGCCGGTTCATCGGAATGGAGGCGGTCGGCGCGCTTGTGGTCTTCCTTTGCGGCGCGGCCGCCCAGGACATCACCGGCGCTTGCCTGCCAATCGATGGAGGCTGGTCGATCGCATGAGGAGAGCAATACAGAAAAGGCATGCTTCCGATGACCGACGGGTTGAGCCAGACGACAAGTTCAAGATGGCACTCGATATTGCCCACTCGATCGCCTTCGCCCTTGACCGGCCCGCCCATGTTCAAATTGCCGAAATGATGATTCTGCCTGTAAACCGGTACTGAGCCACGCAAACGAAGGCCCGGCCATGGACAGACGTAGGGAATTGCAGTCGACACTTCGAATAGAGGACGTTCCGACCGTCCGGGCGATGGTCGCCCAGAAGCTGCGCGAAGCAATCATGTCCGGCACCCTGAAGCCGGGCCAACGGCTGGTCGAGCGCGAACTCTGCGAAATGATGGGCGTCAGCCGTCCCTCGATCCGCGAGGCATTGCGGCACCTGGAGGCCGATGGGCTCGTCAAGACCGTCCCGCATCGCGGCCCGGTGGTCAGCACCATCAGCCTCGAGGAAGCCAGGCAGCTTTACGACGCGCGGGCGGTTCTGGAAGGATTTGCCGGCCGCGAATGCGCGCGACTGTGCGACCCCGACGTCGTGCGTCGAATTGGCGATGCCCTGACCCGGCTGAAAGCCGCCGCTGCCAAGCAGGATCTGGTCGGATGCCTGGAGGCCAAGACCGACTTCTATGGCGCACTCATCGGAGGCTGCCGCAACAGCTTTGTCGAGCGGATGCTCAAGCCGTTGCATGACCGGATCACACTGTTGCGGATCACCTCGATGTCGCAACCGAAGCGGATCAACAAGAGCTTGCGCGAGGTGACCGCAATCTGGCGCGCGATCCAGAGCGGCGATGAAGAACTCGCCGAGCGCTGTTGCGTGGATCACGTCAAGGCGGCGGCGGTTGCCGCCCTCGACATGATCGCGCGCACGTCGGCCAAGGAGAACTCGCTTCCCGACGAATAGGTGAAGCGCCTAGGGGGTGTTCAATGATGTATCTGGTGCGATCGCTGGTCCTGCTTCTGGTGCTTTCTTCTCCCTGCGCCAGGGCGCTTGCGCAGGACTACCCCTCCCGCCCGATCACGATGATCGTGCCCTTCTCTGCCGGCGGCCCCGGTGACGTGATTGCGCGCATTCTCGGGACTACCATGAGCGCGACACTGAAGCAGTCGTTCGTGATTGAGAACGTGGTCGGCGCCGGTGGCACGCTCGGCACCAATCGCGTCGCAAAGGCGCCGCCCGATGGCTACACATTGCTCTTGATGCATGTCGGCCAGGCGACCGCGCCGGCACTCTACGCCAAATTGCCGTTCGACCCAGTCGGCGATTTCTCCATGATCGGCCTCGTCACCGACGTGCCGATGATCCTCGTGACGCGACCAAATTTTCCGGCAAAGGACCTGAAGGAGCTGGTCGCCCGAATCCGCAGCGACGGCGACAAGACGACATACGGCAATGTCGGACTGGGCTCCGCATCGCAACTCTGCGGATTGATGTTCATGAGCACGACCGACACCAAGCTTACATCGGTCTATTACAAGGGCGGCGGCCCCGCTCTAAATGATGTTCTCGCGGGTCATATCGACGTGTATTGCGATCCCGCCACCGGACCGACGCCCCATATACAGTCCGGCACAATCAAGGGGTACGCGATCACCAGCAAGCAGCGCGTTCCGACGCTGCCAAACGTGCCAACCGCAGCCGAGGCCGGCCTCCCCGCATTCGATGTTACGACCTGGTACGGTCTCTATGCGCCGCGCGGCACGCCGAAGCCCGTCATCGCCACGCTGGTCGCTGCCCTGCAGACCGCTCTCAAGGATCCGGCGCTTGTCAGTCGCTTTGGCGAACTCAGCATGGCTCCGGTCAAACAAGACCGTGCGACCCCAGAAGCGCTGGAGGCCTTCCTTCGAGCAGAAATCGACAAATGGGGGCGAATCATCAAGGCGGCAGGAATCGAACCTCAATAGAGTGTCGCGGCCAGGAGATATCTGAGCAACGGGGACAAGGCCAAGGTGACGATCCGACTTCTGCCAGCACTCGCTGGTCGCACTCGTGTGCAACACAAGCCCCGCTGCTATGCAAGTAGCTGCTTCGAATGAGAACCTAATCCGGCCCTTCGGTTTCAGAGCCGACGCGACGGCGGTTTGGCACTTCGTTCAATAACCCGGCAAGTCGCAAGCCTTCCAGAATTCCGTCCAGACGCTGTTCACGGATCATCGCGGCAACCATCGAAACGGCGTCCTGTTGCTGGACCGTGAAGTGTACATCGGGCAATTGCTCAGACATCGCTTCAAGGAATGTCTGCGGATTTGTGACGTGATCCCGGAGCGCGTGCGCCGCGTCCTGCGCAAGGTAAGTCGCGAGATCGCCGTCGATCATGCCGCCGAAATTGAAGTCATGGTGGGTACGGTCTCCTATCGATCGCCGAATCAGCTCGCTCTGCTGCTTTGCCTCCATAAAAAGCAGGAACACCGCATCCGGCAGATTTTCGCGCGGCACTTTCTTCAAGTCAGCGATCCGGGCGTAAATGGCCCTGCCGGCACGCGTGTTCCGCTCGAATCGCGCCCGAGCCTCCCTGGCTTCATGATCTCGCAGTATCTTTTCTCGCCGCCTTCTTCCAAACATCTTTGCGTCCTCCGGGCCGCGATATAGGTCGGTTCGCGCACCATAGGAAGATCAAAATCACCCCAGCGGCGCGAAGAACCCCGCTGGATGCAGGACCGTGCCGGTCGACAGTCCGAGGCTGGCCAGAATTCACGGTGACCTTGGATGCCCGTGACGCCGTCAGAGATCCAGCTGTAGTCTTCCCTTCGGGATATCCCTGGAGAGCACACTGCTCAGTACTTCGGCGGACTAAGGTCGTGAATGACAGGCCGAAGGCCGCTTACGGTTAGCTCCAAAGTAGCCACTGTGACAGGCAGCTTGAAACGCTGTGGCCCGGCGCTTCCCGGATTTAGATAAAGCACGCCGTCAATCGTTTGGATCCGCGGCCGATGCGAGTGCCCGTAAACAACCACGTCAATTCCGCAAACTGCTGGATCGATCTGCAGATCCTGAAGGTCGTGCAAGACATAGAAGGACCGCTCCCCGAGCTGTATTAGCTGAGTGTCGGGATAATGTTTCGCCCAGTCGCCGGTATCGATGTTTCCTCTGATCGCAGTGACAGGCGCAATCCTACGCAGCAAGCCGACAACGTCCGCGTGACCAATATCGCCAGCGTGGATGATATGCGCCGCCCCGGCAAGCCTTTGCTCAGCCTCAGGCCGCAGGAGCCCGTGGGTGTCCGATATGATTCCAATCCTCAGCATTGCGCAGTATCTCTCGACACGCGGCCGAACGACGTGTCCGACTGTCTCGATCACGCATAACACCAGACAATATCGGCGTTCAAATCAGGGGAGCGTCACGCCCCCGCTGCCGCGATTCTTTGCTTTCAAGCTGAACCGGAGCAGCTAAGCAAAAGAGGCGGCACTTTTCGCCTCCGACAACAGCGGCTCGCCCCCGCACGTGTAAGTCCCACCCTAGCGAGTCTCTGTCGTCCGCCACGCCCAGATTCACGCCCCTGCCCCACTGCCTCACATTGGTTTCTCTAAGATCATATCCGACCGGATTGGAAGCAAAAATCGCGATTTTCGCATTCTCAGTGCACACAGCGTGCACACGAAATTCGAACTGCACACGCGTATGTGTCCGCGGCCAATCCCCAACTGGTGGCGTCGGGTATATTGGTAATCTTTTTTGCAGCCCTGGCAACTGATGACCGATCGCTCTCTATCACCTGGTGGTATGATCGCTGGCATCACCCGGTCGCTTGATGACCTGATGGGAAGGGTCGTTGCTAACGTGTCAGCCGGACCGTCATCTGGTGAAGGCCGGATGAGAAGTGTCTCGATAGCGTGCAGCGTGGAGCCGCTTGCCCTTTACCTGAATCGCCACGCACCTCGCGGGAACAGCAGGGATAAAGATAGATACTGGAGCGATCAGTGTGGATGCGAGATCGCCTAATTGGAGGCAGACCTATGATCAAGGATATTCTTGTCAACCTGTCTTACGGGACGTCGCAAGATGTCGTTTCCAACTACGCCTTGTCGGTTGCAGAAGCATTCGGCGCACACATCGTGGGGGCCGCCTTCCATCCGGCAATGCTCGGTCGCGCTGACCTGTCGGCCTTTGTTCGAGCCCCAGCAAGCAGACGTTCGAGAACGCGCAGAGTCCGTGGTCACCGCGTCTAACGAGGCGACGCGTCGCACCGGCGCTTCAGCCGAAACGCGCAGGATTGAAGCTGACATTGGCGACGTACCAACCCAGTTTGCGCATATCGCAAGGCGATTCGATCTTTCCATCATTGGTCAATTTGAAAACGGCAGCGACCATCCAACCAAAAACATCGTCATTGAGGCGGCGCGGTTCGAATCCGGAAGGCCGGTGCTCATCGTTCCTTTTATTCAGAAAGACCGCTTCAAACTCGATAATGTCATGGCCTGCTGGGATGGCAGCCGCGCGAGCGGTCGCCGATGCCATGCCGTTTCTTACACGCTCCGGCAAGGCGAGCGTTGTTGTTGCGGACATTCAGAGCGCGAAAAGCGCGGGCCTTCCGGGTACGGATATCGCGACCCATCTGACCCGTCACGGAGTAAACGTCAAGATCGAGCGCATCCCCGTCAGCAAGATCGATGTTTCAAATGCAATCCTGTCATATGCAGCCGATACGGATCCCGATCTCATTGTCATGGGCGGGTACGGGCATTCCCGGCTGCGGGAGTTCATTCTTGGCGGGACGACACGTGGCATACTTGCCTCGATGACCAAACCCACGTTGATGTCGCACTGATCGTGCCCAATGCGAGACAAACAGTCCGATCTTGCGCCGCGCCTCACGCGGCGAGCCCACTCAACGCGCGTCGATCGCTTCGCGTCATTGTCTAAACGAGCCAGCGCTTGCGCCGCTTGTAGTGCTTCACATCGCGGAATGATTTTCGCCTCTCGCCGGCGACGCCAAGATAGAATTCCTTGACATCCTCATTTGCGGCGAGCGCCCGCGCCTCGCCATCCATCACTACTCGGCCATTCTCGAGGATATATCCGTGGCTGGCGTACTTGAGCGCCATATTGGTATTCTGCTCGGCGAGAAGAAACGAGACACTTTCCTTGACGTTGAGATCCTTCACGATCTCGAAGATCTCTTCGACGATCCGCGGCGCGAG encodes the following:
- a CDS encoding ABC transporter substrate-binding protein; amino-acid sequence: MTGNFQTKVTRRTLLAGASSALIASRAWAQQPSEVKVGLLVPISGMYARPGTVMRQGAEMAIDHINAQGGVKALGGAKMKLVVLDSGDSTEKAKNAAQRMVAQETDLVAASGAYLSSFTLAVTEVTERANLPVLTLSYSDLITDRGFKYVFQTSATAGSQARQALPQIIKLAETASGKRPKTVAILTDNTAASVASAKSMREGLLAENQLQLIVDETFTPPLADATSLVQKIRSAKPDLLFFLPTIISDAKLLLEKMNEFGLGQGKIPTISFGIAIAEPDMLQTVSPELLQGVLTCVASWGAKGHEALIAELKNRYKEPWMTQNAISTYGDMWVIKDALEKAGKADRVAVAEALRSMDAGPSKYYPLGEIKFDEKGRRLGAGMTIVQWQTGVPVTVFPPQLALAQPFWPKS
- a CDS encoding carboxymuconolactone decarboxylase family protein — encoded protein: MDKATYDRGLEIRKDVLGSEFVDKALASADDFNRPMQDLTTEYCWGYVWGRDGLTRKTRSFLNLAMLCALNRPHELKTHVRGALANGATREEIREVFMQVAIYCGVPAGVDAFRNAKEVFAEFDKK
- a CDS encoding SDR family oxidoreductase, which translates into the protein MKDKWALVTGATAGLGLAVAESLAGAGANIVLHDLVAPKEAADRLSARFGVSVMATEADLSQRTAIETMMAGLLDRCGAIDILVNNAVIRHFAAVEHFPPDAWDNALAVNLSAPFHLIRLALPAMKQRGWGRIVNMASIYSTRAVEDRIDYVTTKTAILGITRAVALETARTGITCNAVAPGTLPTPAIQGKIASIAAKAGESVESATASYLATRQPSGRFIGMEAVGALVVFLCGAAAQDITGACLPIDGGWSIA
- a CDS encoding GntR family transcriptional regulator — translated: MDRRRELQSTLRIEDVPTVRAMVAQKLREAIMSGTLKPGQRLVERELCEMMGVSRPSIREALRHLEADGLVKTVPHRGPVVSTISLEEARQLYDARAVLEGFAGRECARLCDPDVVRRIGDALTRLKAAAAKQDLVGCLEAKTDFYGALIGGCRNSFVERMLKPLHDRITLLRITSMSQPKRINKSLREVTAIWRAIQSGDEELAERCCVDHVKAAAVAALDMIARTSAKENSLPDE
- a CDS encoding tripartite tricarboxylate transporter substrate-binding protein translates to MMYLVRSLVLLLVLSSPCARALAQDYPSRPITMIVPFSAGGPGDVIARILGTTMSATLKQSFVIENVVGAGGTLGTNRVAKAPPDGYTLLLMHVGQATAPALYAKLPFDPVGDFSMIGLVTDVPMILVTRPNFPAKDLKELVARIRSDGDKTTYGNVGLGSASQLCGLMFMSTTDTKLTSVYYKGGGPALNDVLAGHIDVYCDPATGPTPHIQSGTIKGYAITSKQRVPTLPNVPTAAEAGLPAFDVTTWYGLYAPRGTPKPVIATLVAALQTALKDPALVSRFGELSMAPVKQDRATPEALEAFLRAEIDKWGRIIKAAGIEPQ
- a CDS encoding metallophosphoesterase family protein, with the protein product MLRIGIISDTHGLLRPEAEQRLAGAAHIIHAGDIGHADVVGLLRRIAPVTAIRGNIDTGDWAKHYPDTQLIQLGERSFYVLHDLQDLQIDPAVCGIDVVVYGHSHRPRIQTIDGVLYLNPGSAGPQRFKLPVTVATLELTVSGLRPVIHDLSPPKY
- a CDS encoding universal stress protein, which produces MPFLTRSGKASVVVADIQSAKSAGLPGTDIATHLTRHGVNVKIERIPVSKIDVSNAILSYAADTDPDLIVMGGYGHSRLREFILGGTTRGILASMTKPTLMSH